Below is a window of Synechococcus sp. PCC 7335 DNA.
ATTTTAGCCTTGGCAGCTAGCTATCCGCCCATGCAATTTTTAAAGGCAATTGAACAGCTTGAACAACAGAAAATTGTTCGCCCGATTCAGTCCTCAGCTGCCCATGAACAAAGTAGCTATGACTTTGTTCATGATCTGATTAGGAAAGTTGCTTATGAACAACTCTCTGCGCCCCGACGCCGTATTGTTCATGGGCAGCTGGCCAAAACCTTAGAAGCTCAGATGGTCGAAGATGACCTAGCAGCTCAGGTGGCTTATCATGCTGGCATAGCGGGAAATCACTCCTTAGCGGCGCAGTCTTGCTTAGCAGCAGCCACTCGCAGCGTGCGATTGTTCGCTTATGAGGAAGCGATTCAACTCGTCTTCTTAGGGCTACAGCACGCCCAATCATTACAGACGCGCGATCGCCTTCTCTACTCAGCCAAATTCTGGGAAACGCGCATTTTAGCGGGCATTTCCAAATCAGAAGCTACGAGTGTGAAACAGCAGTTGAATCAATTGCTCGGTGAAATGAACGGCCTGGCCCTTCCCGAAGCCGAACTATTCGTCCATCAGGCGATCGCCCTTTTGCACTACGAACAAGGCAACTTGAGTGACGTTCACCGACAGTGCCTAAAATCTTTAGATGTGATTCCACCGACGCCTCAATTACAGGCTAAAACCTTGGCAATCAACGGTAGCTGTCTGGCCGCCATTGAACAAGAGATGGAACGGGCAGAGGCTCTATTGCTAGAGGCTCAGTCGCTCGCCAATCGTTTGGGATTATCTCTCTGCGATGTTGACCAGGGGCTGGGCTGTATCCATCGCTATCGCGGCCGGTATGACCTCGCGATCGCCCATTTTCATCAGGCTCTTCAGCTCGCTCAAAATCAACAAGATCATTGGGCAACCGGTTGTAATCTTTCCTTTTTGGCGATGACGGCTTGGGACAGTCATCAGCCCGACCTGGACTATGCTCAGGCATTGCTAGCGTTATCCCCTCAATTGCCACGGGGTAGCGATGCAGCCTTTGCTCAGGCACTTATTATCCTGCAAGGCTATGCTCAAGAGGCGAGCAAGCCGCCGCCAGCGCTAAACGAAGCTTTGCATCGGCTAGATGAGCTAGATGCCCAGCGAAAGATTGTTTTTGTGGCCAGCCATGCCTGCGAGCTTGCTTTGGCACAGGGAGATGCGATTGCGGCTATGAAGTATGCGACCACTACCCATCAGGCTGCTGAAAGGATTGAACATCCTGGAGATATTGCGATCGCACAAGCCCTATGCTTGCTTAGCAACTTAGCAACAGAGCATAAAGCTAAAGAGAATTATGAAGCGATGCAGCAGCAAAAAAGGCTAAAAGCGCTGAATGCCAGAAGCTTCAGTGTTCGTGTTCAAATAGTATTGACTGAGGCTTTGAATCAATTACAGTTTCTCAATCCAGTACGATCTAAAACCATGCCGTCTTAGCTGAGTTTTATGCTTGGAAGTGTTTTTGCTATGGCCCTTATTGTTGTCGAAACTACTTACAATCCTCCAATTGACCAAGCTTTATGGGATGAGCTAGTAGAGCGTTCTGCCCCTTGTATGACAGAGCGAAATATTGTTTGGAAGCGAACGTATTTGTCGCGTGATCGCACGCGCAGCATTTGCGAATTAGAAGCCGCCGATGCCGACACCGTTCGCGCTGCCTACCAAAAGGGAAAAGTTCCCTATGACCAAATCTGGTCAGCAAATTTGATAGAGACGCTATCAGCGCCTATCAACGCTCTTTAGCTTTGATGGACAATCGCTAACAACGCAATAGATGTTCCACAGAATGTCTAAAGAACGCCCAAGGAACGTTCAGGGAACGTCTAGGGAGCGCCTGCTTTTCTATTGTTGAATCATGACAAGTTCATTTCTCCCTTTTAGAGGTCATGATGGCAACAGATACCCTAACTCAACCCGATTTAGTTTTAGAAGGTCAGACCAACACGCCAGCCTTGGATGAAAAGAAAGCCGAGGCCTTTGGCGATCGCCTGCTAGGAATGCTCAACAGTGGCGCTTTAGCAAGTATGCTCTCCATTGGCCATCGCACGGGCCTGCTAGATACGATGGCCACACTCAGCGCCAGCACTAGCCTACAAATTGCTGAAGCTGCAGGGCTTAACGAACGCTATGTTCGCGAGTGGCTCGCTGCCCTAGTGACAGGCCGCATTGTTGACTATGACAGTGTTAGCCGCAGCTACTCCCTTCCAGCTGAACATGCAGCCTTTTTGACCCGCAAGGCCAGTCCAAACAATTTAGCCGCAACTATGCAGTTTGTTCCTCTGATGGGCGCTGTTGAAGATGCCATCATTGATTGTTTTTATCATGGTGGCGGCGTTCCTTATTCTGCCTATACTCGCTTCCATGAAGTGATGGCAGAAGACAGCGCTCAAACCGTGATTGCGGGGCTAGACACACACATTTTACCAATGGTGCCAGGGTTGATCGAAACGCTAGCTAGTGGGATATCCGTCGCGGATATTGGCTGTGGACAGGGCCGGGCAATCCAAAAGCTGGCAGGCATGTTTCCGAACAGTCGCTTTGTGGGATACGACTTCTCTCCTGGGGCGATCGCCTGGGCAAAGGCAGAATCCCAACGGTTGAACCTAGAGAATATTACCTTTGAGCTACAGGACGCCGCGCAGATTTCTGAAGACAGCCAGTATGACCTGATCTTTGCTTTTGATGCCATTCACGATCAGGCCCAGCCAGAGACTGTTCTGCAAAATATCCATCGGGCACTGCGCCCCGAAGGGGTCTACCTTATGCAAGATATTCGAGCTTCTAGCCATCTAGAGAACAATCTAGACCATCCCGTTGCGCCCTTGCTCTATTTCATTTCTTGTCACCACTGTACGGCTGTTTCTTTGGCAGCGGGTGGCCCTGGCTTAGGAACTATGTGGGGAGAGGAATTAGCCCTGGAGATGATTGAGGCGGCTGGGTTTACTCGCATTGAAGTGAAACAGCTAGAACACGACTTTCAGAACAACTATTATCTGGCTCGTAAATAGACAGTTTGCAAACTAAGGCGTGCTACTGAAGGTAGCCTGACCTGTTCACGCTCAATAACTTAATTGGAGATAAAACCATGATTTCTACTGTACAGAAACACACTGTGCTGGACTGGCGTTTGGCAGCCAAAGCTGTTGCTAAAAAGCTTAAGGAAACGGCAATAGAACGCGATCGCAAGGCGGGAGTTCCCGACTACGAAGTAAACCTGTTGCGAGAAGCTGGATTACTCCCCCTCATTGTCCCTGAATTATATGGTGGTCTGGGTTCAAGCTGGATAGATGCCATGGACACTATCAAGGAGCTGGCAAAAGGCGACAGCGCAACCGCCCAGCTCTACGGCTACCACGTGTTGCTGAGTGCTACGCCACAACTATCCGGCACTCCTGAACAGGCAGAGGCTTTTTATAGAGAAACGGCTCAGCACCATCTCTTTTGGGCAAATGCCATTAACATTCGCGATGCCCGCCTGAGCATTGTGTCCGATGGCGACCATTACCGGGTAAACGGTGTCAAATCTTTTTGCACCGGGGCGGCTGTAGCCGACCGGATTATCTGTACGGCAATAGAGAGTGGTAATCCGCTTCCTGTACTGTTTGTATTGCCACGCGATCGCACGGGTCTTACCTACAATCACGACTGGAATGTTATGGGCCAGCGACGCACCGCCAGCGGCAGCTTCACTTTCGACCATGTAGCGGTTAAGGCGACCGAAATCTTAGGGCCACCTGCGGACCCCGAGGGTGCAGCAGCGACACTACTAGGAATGTTCGGTCTGCTTCTGCTCTCTCACATTTTTCTTGGAATTGCCGAAGGAGCCCTTGAGTCTGCAATGGACTACACCCGCGCTCAGTCGCGTCCCTGGCTCACCTCTGGTGTAGACAAAGCCGTTGAAGATCCGCATTTACTGCGGCACTATGGCAAGCTATGGACGCAGCTTCAGGGGGCTAAGGCCCTGGCAGGACAGGCGACAGCGCAGGCTCAGTGGGCGTGGGACAAAGGCAATGCGCTCACGCATGAAGAACGAGGAAAGGTTGCGATCGCCGCAGCCGCTGCCAAAAGCCTGGCAACTGACGCTGGCTTGGCTATCACCAATCGAATTTTCGAGATGATGGGGGCACGCTCCGCTGCTGCCTGCTATGATTTCGATCGCTACTGGCGAGACTTACGCACGCTTAGCCTGCATGATCCTTTGGACTACAAACTACAAGAGATCGGTGACTGGGTACTAAACGGAAAAGCACCTGTCCCTACACCGTATGCATAGAGACACTTCTTAGATTCAACAACAGAATGAGGTATTCAAAATGAACAAAGGTGAAATAATTGCCGGCTTAGCTCAAACGGCGAACTACCGATATGCTCAGCAAGTAGGTTCGCAGCTGTTCGTTGCGGGTCAGGTGCCCCACGACGCCAATGCCAATGTAGTCGGCGTTGATAGCCCACGGGTTCAGGCGACCCAATGCCTCAATAATCTAGGCACTTTAATCGCACATTATGGATTCTACAAGCACGATATTCGACAGCTGACGATTTATGTTGTTGGAGAAAGGGAAAATCTTATCGGCGCGTGGCAGGCTATCACAGATTGGTTTAATCATGACGTGCCACCTGCTACGTTGCTGGGGGTGACGCTGCTTGGATATGAGTCTCAGCTTGTGGAAATTGATGCAATCGTGGTTAGCGACCCATGAGTAATCAGCTCTCAGTAGAAACATTTGACAAGTTCGCGATTGAGTATGACCAGAAGTATAAGAATTTTCGACCCTATACTGAAACATACGATAAGTTAGGTAGTTTGCTCTCAACAGACCGTTTGTTGTCTGTTCTTGAAATTGCCTGTGGGCCAGCGCATGCCTCAAGCTACTTAATCAAACAAGGGTTCAGCTTAGATGTATTTGGATTCGATCTCGCGCCAAACATGGTTGATCTGGCGAGAAAAAACGTTCCTGGCGGAGTTTTTGAGGTTCTAGATTGCCAAAATCTGGATAGCCTTCCACACAGCTTCCAACGAAAGTATGACGTTGTGATTTGTGGATTTTGTGTTCCCTATATGAACCCATCGGAATGTTTGAAACTCGTTAAAGATGTGAGCGATGCCTTAAAGCCTGGAGGAATAGCTTATTTGAGCGCTATTGAGGGCTATCAGTACTACTCAGAACAGAAAACATCGTCGTCAGGAGATGCTGTGTTTATGCATCACCACACAGTTGGTTTTTTGCGGGATAATTTTTCTAAATTTGGCCTCGACGTTGTACATATCACCCGCAAGAACCTGACCACAGATGGAAGTACTGACGATTCTGAAGTGTTTTTATATGCGCGAATGAAAAGGTGACAAATCGTCAGTCGGTGAATTGGCTTGTACTTTCTCGATATCTTCTCGATTCCCTTTTATCCTGAAGTGAATAGCCCATCATCAAGCATCTTTCAAGGTTTCGAACGACTCAACGTAGATTTAATTGAAATAAAAAATTGGAGAATATCACTATGATTTCGCATGGAAAACAACTTTTGGGAATAGGTCTTGGTCTGGGCATTCTCGTGATGACCGCTCAGACTTCTCCACCGGGCGATCGCCCGCAAAAGCCAGTTGGGTTAGAAGGTCTACAGCTAAACGGCTTACAGTTAAATACATCAAACGGAAATCAGCAGGCGACTCATGCTCTTGACCCAACGTTCCCCGACTGGATCGATCCAGCTAGGACGCGAGCCGTAGCCAATCACTCAGCTGCTGAAGGCGTTTTGACAGAACGCATTGTGCTCGAAGGCAGTCAGCTTACTCTCAGAGCTGCCGAATAAGGAGACAATTGTGAGATACAGTTACCTAGCTTTGATTCTTGCCTTGACAGGGGGAATCGGTCTCGCAGTGCATTCTCTTCTAAAACGGGATAGTGTTCCCTCGTCCTGGTATGGCAATCGTATAACCGAGGTAACCCTCAATAGCTTTGATGAGCAGGGACAAGCTCGCATCCTCAGAATCAACGATGTGCAGCTTGACCCACAAGATCATGAACAAGAGACCTATCTCTACACCGTTCTTTATCAAGGTACTCGTAGCAATAACGGCAACACCTGGCACAACCTGTGCCTACCCGATGCTGATGGTATGGCCAAGGCTATTCCCCTTTCTGGCCGGTGGGATGCGACAGGGGCACATATCGACGATGGCAGCATTACGTTTGTACCAATGGTGCGATCGCGAAGTGCTTACGCTGGGGCTACAAACCCTGGAAGACGCTTAGAGGAGAGTCCTTACGTGACTACCACCAAGCCTGTACTCGCATGGTGCGGGCTGACTACTGTGGTAACGGCACTAGCCACACGCAAAATGGGACAGCTATTGATGTATACGATCGTCTCGGCTTACAGCAGCGCACTCAACACAACGGTATGGCCCCAGAAGCATCCTGGGATGCTAACGGTGTCGCCCATCTCAAACGGACTCGCTTTCAAGGAACTTTTGAGAAACTACAGCAAGACTGTCCAGAGAAACTCTCTTCTACTACACAGTTGAACCAGTCAAACACTCAAGCGCTGAAAAGCATCTCTACGCCTTTGTTGTTTAACGATTCGTTCATTCAATAAGGAACTGATTGTGATGAGCCACCATGAACTTAGTAGCATTATGAAAATGCTAAAAGACTTTACCTGGGGTAACACGCCCGACGAGATGCGAAGGCACTTTCGTGAGGGGTTTTCGCTCCCATCCCATCCCACCGCCAAAATTCAGCCCGTTCACACCAATGGTGTCGCTGCCGAGCTAATTTCCATGCCCTCGGCGACGCCTGAACAAGTCATTCTTTATCTTCATGGGGGTGGATTTGCCGTGGGCTCTTGCGAAACCCATCGACGAATTGCCTGTGATATGGCCGAGGCCTCGGTTTGCGATGTTTTGTTGATTGACTATCGTCTGGCTCCAGAGCATCCTTTTCCGGCTGCTCTAAAAGATACCCTGTCAGCTTATCACTGGCTAATAGATACTCGTGGATACCAACCAGGTCAAGTGGCGATTGTCGGAGACTCGGCGGGCGGAAACCTAGCCCTAACGATGATGCTCTCATTGAAAGCAGCCGGAGCGGCATTACCCTCATCGGCAGTGCTGATTTCTCCCTATACCGACTTGGCTAGAACAGGCAAAACTATTAACACTCATGCTGATCTTGATCCGATGGTGTCCCCTCAACTTTTGGAGACGATAACCGCCTGGTACACATCTTGCGAGCAGTTAAGGCATCCCCTCGTCTCGCCCCTTTATGCTAATTTATCTGGCTTACCGCCGCTTCTCATTCAGGTAGGGGCAACAGAACTATTGCTTGACGATGCTTTGCAACTGTCTCGTCAAGTTGGATTGGCTAATGTTGCCGTAGAGCTTAAAGTTTGGCAAAACATGATTCACTGTTTCCAGCTGTTTGCACCGATTTTAACAGAGGGGCGGCAGGCGATCTCTGAAGCCAGTGATTTTTTGAATCGGCATTTTCAGCAGCCGGAATCATCTTAATGATGCATCTTCAATAAACCGTCCATTGCCCGTCATGGATTGTTACGCGGTTTTTAAACCACGCCTGAAAAGCTAACAGCCCTAGTGACTTACTGAAAAACAATTATGGCTAATTTAAAGTTAATTCGTGATCGCATTAAGTCGGTCAAAAATATGCACAAGATTACCGAGGCAATGCGCCTTGTGGCAGCTGCCAAGGTTCGCCGTGCTCAAGCACAGGTTAATGCGACGCGTCCCTTTGCTGACCGTTTGGCCCAAGTGCTTCACGGTTTACAGAACCGCCTCAAATTTGAAGACACGTCTGACTTGCCGCTATTGCAGCAACGCGACGTAGCAAAAGTAGCGATTTTGGTCGTTTCTGCTGATCGCGGCCTTTGCGGTGGTTATAACGCCAACGTGATTCGTCGTGCGCAGACCCGAGCTAAAGCGCTTAAAGCCGAAGGCGTAGACTACACCTACGTATTGGTCGGTCGTAAGGCTATTCAATATTTTGAGCGTCGAAATGAGCCAATTGACGCGACTTACATGGGCTTAGAGCAGATCCCGACAGCCGCCGAGGCTGCTAAAATCTCTGACGAGTTGTTGTCTTTGTTCTTATCGGAATCGGTAGACAGAGTAGAGCTGGTCTACACCAAGTTCCTTTCTTTGGTGAGCAACAAGCCAGTGACTCAGACCCTCTTGCCTTTGGACATACAGGGTTTAGAAGCTCAGGATGATGAGATTTTTCGCCTCACGAGTCGCAAAGGTCGTTTGGCCGTAGAGCGTTCTGATGCCCCAGATGTAACCGTCAGCGAGTTTCCCAAGGATATGCTCTTCGAGCAAAATCCATCTCAGATTCTCGATGCGTTATTGCCTTTGTATCTCAACAATCAAATTTTGAGAGCGATGCAAGAATCGGCTGCCAGTGAGCTGGCCTCACGGATGACGGCGATGAATAGTGCCAGTGAGAACGCAAAAGAGCTAATGAAATCTTTGACGCTTTCTTACAACAAGGCTCGCCAAGCCGCGATTACCCAGGAAATTCTGGAAGTTGTGGGTGGTGCGGCTGCACTGGGCTAATGCTTTTTGCCAGTAGTTTAACCACAACCTTTCCCAATTGTTAACATTCTAATTTTCCACCATGCTAAAGTTTTTCTTAACTGTCAGCCCTGAGTAGCCAAAATATAGCATCGGCCAGCTGACTGCTAGGCTGGGGGCGATCAGCTCATCCTTACCAATCGCTCATGGATTGCCCACACTGCCCATCGACTCGTGTCTCACCACTCCAGCGGAAAACCCATCTAGGCTATACCATGTTTCGGTGCAAGCAGTGTCGCCGGACTTTCAATGAGCGCACGGATAGCCCCTTCAATTTTATCGAAGTTCCCACCGATATTATCTTTCAGGTGTTGCTCTGCCGCGTCCGCTATAAGCTCAGCTATCGGGATGTAGCCGAGTTCTTTCTGCTGAGAGGCTTCCAATTCACCCATGAAACAGTGCGGTTTTGGGAGGAACGGTTTTTGCCTTATTTTACCGACCAAATACGGACAAAGCGAAAGGGTAAAGTCGGTAAGATCTGGTTGATTGACGAGACCTATGTTCGAGTAAAAAGAGCGTGGTGCTATCTCTACAGGGGCATTGATGAGGATGGCAACCTGGTAGACGTCCGTCTCAGCAAAACTCGTGATATGGCTGGAACCAAAGCCTTTTTTGCCCAGGCCATCGGCCTTCACGAGGACTCACCCGAGAAGGTAGCCACCGATGGTTGGGCATCCTATCCTCGGGCAATCAAAGAAGAATTGGGCAAGGGCACTGAGCACGAGGTTCGACTCTGCACCGCCAATCCTGTAGAGCAGAGCCATCGGCGAATCAAGCACCGTTATTACCCAACCCTGGGCTTCGGCGAGTTCGATGCGGCCCAGCGGTTCTGCCGAGCGGTAGATGAAGTGGGAAACTTTTTGAGGCCGCAATCGCGCATGACAGAGTTCGTATGTCTCAGTGAGCGTAGGCAAAGATTCGTCAAAGGGATCGAGGAATTAGAAGCGTTATTCAAGGCTGCTTAGGCCAGATTGAAGAGGGGGCGATGGCGCAGCCCGCTGTAGGCGATCGCAGCAATGCCAATTTGACTATATTATTTGGCTACCCAGTTCTGACATTTTCAGTTAAGGAACTGCACTGCCGCAATTCGGACGCATTCTACCCCGCTAATCTGATGCTCAACCGCTA
It encodes the following:
- a CDS encoding nickel-binding protein, which encodes MALIVVETTYNPPIDQALWDELVERSAPCMTERNIVWKRTYLSRDRTRSICELEAADADTVRAAYQKGKVPYDQIWSANLIETLSAPINAL
- a CDS encoding class I SAM-dependent methyltransferase, producing MATDTLTQPDLVLEGQTNTPALDEKKAEAFGDRLLGMLNSGALASMLSIGHRTGLLDTMATLSASTSLQIAEAAGLNERYVREWLAALVTGRIVDYDSVSRSYSLPAEHAAFLTRKASPNNLAATMQFVPLMGAVEDAIIDCFYHGGGVPYSAYTRFHEVMAEDSAQTVIAGLDTHILPMVPGLIETLASGISVADIGCGQGRAIQKLAGMFPNSRFVGYDFSPGAIAWAKAESQRLNLENITFELQDAAQISEDSQYDLIFAFDAIHDQAQPETVLQNIHRALRPEGVYLMQDIRASSHLENNLDHPVAPLLYFISCHHCTAVSLAAGGPGLGTMWGEELALEMIEAAGFTRIEVKQLEHDFQNNYYLARK
- a CDS encoding acyl-CoA dehydrogenase family protein, which gives rise to MISTVQKHTVLDWRLAAKAVAKKLKETAIERDRKAGVPDYEVNLLREAGLLPLIVPELYGGLGSSWIDAMDTIKELAKGDSATAQLYGYHVLLSATPQLSGTPEQAEAFYRETAQHHLFWANAINIRDARLSIVSDGDHYRVNGVKSFCTGAAVADRIICTAIESGNPLPVLFVLPRDRTGLTYNHDWNVMGQRRTASGSFTFDHVAVKATEILGPPADPEGAAATLLGMFGLLLLSHIFLGIAEGALESAMDYTRAQSRPWLTSGVDKAVEDPHLLRHYGKLWTQLQGAKALAGQATAQAQWAWDKGNALTHEERGKVAIAAAAAKSLATDAGLAITNRIFEMMGARSAAACYDFDRYWRDLRTLSLHDPLDYKLQEIGDWVLNGKAPVPTPYA
- a CDS encoding RidA family protein, translated to MNKGEIIAGLAQTANYRYAQQVGSQLFVAGQVPHDANANVVGVDSPRVQATQCLNNLGTLIAHYGFYKHDIRQLTIYVVGERENLIGAWQAITDWFNHDVPPATLLGVTLLGYESQLVEIDAIVVSDP
- a CDS encoding class I SAM-dependent methyltransferase yields the protein MSNQLSVETFDKFAIEYDQKYKNFRPYTETYDKLGSLLSTDRLLSVLEIACGPAHASSYLIKQGFSLDVFGFDLAPNMVDLARKNVPGGVFEVLDCQNLDSLPHSFQRKYDVVICGFCVPYMNPSECLKLVKDVSDALKPGGIAYLSAIEGYQYYSEQKTSSSGDAVFMHHHTVGFLRDNFSKFGLDVVHITRKNLTTDGSTDDSEVFLYARMKR
- a CDS encoding alpha/beta hydrolase, with protein sequence MKMLKDFTWGNTPDEMRRHFREGFSLPSHPTAKIQPVHTNGVAAELISMPSATPEQVILYLHGGGFAVGSCETHRRIACDMAEASVCDVLLIDYRLAPEHPFPAALKDTLSAYHWLIDTRGYQPGQVAIVGDSAGGNLALTMMLSLKAAGAALPSSAVLISPYTDLARTGKTINTHADLDPMVSPQLLETITAWYTSCEQLRHPLVSPLYANLSGLPPLLIQVGATELLLDDALQLSRQVGLANVAVELKVWQNMIHCFQLFAPILTEGRQAISEASDFLNRHFQQPESS
- a CDS encoding F0F1 ATP synthase subunit gamma produces the protein MANLKLIRDRIKSVKNMHKITEAMRLVAAAKVRRAQAQVNATRPFADRLAQVLHGLQNRLKFEDTSDLPLLQQRDVAKVAILVVSADRGLCGGYNANVIRRAQTRAKALKAEGVDYTYVLVGRKAIQYFERRNEPIDATYMGLEQIPTAAEAAKISDELLSLFLSESVDRVELVYTKFLSLVSNKPVTQTLLPLDIQGLEAQDDEIFRLTSRKGRLAVERSDAPDVTVSEFPKDMLFEQNPSQILDALLPLYLNNQILRAMQESAASELASRMTAMNSASENAKELMKSLTLSYNKARQAAITQEILEVVGGAAALG
- a CDS encoding IS6 family transposase, with amino-acid sequence MFRCKQCRRTFNERTDSPFNFIEVPTDIIFQVLLCRVRYKLSYRDVAEFFLLRGFQFTHETVRFWEERFLPYFTDQIRTKRKGKVGKIWLIDETYVRVKRAWCYLYRGIDEDGNLVDVRLSKTRDMAGTKAFFAQAIGLHEDSPEKVATDGWASYPRAIKEELGKGTEHEVRLCTANPVEQSHRRIKHRYYPTLGFGEFDAAQRFCRAVDEVGNFLRPQSRMTEFVCLSERRQRFVKGIEELEALFKAA